TTACCAGCTACGGCGGCAACGGCGGCACGCGCAGCTATTTCCCGCAGCAATCAACCGCCGACGGCCTGTTCCACACCACCGGCGAAGCGTCGGAGCCCGCCAACAACCAAGTCGCCGTCGAACCTCGCGCCATCACCGACGGCCTCAGCAACACGATCGCCTTCGGCGAGCGGACCCATCTCGACCCCAACTACCAAACCTTCAACGACGCCGGCTGGGGCGAACCGCTGCTCGAATGGGGCTGGTGGGGGGCCTCGACGAGCCGCAAAATGATCGGCCACGTGTCGATGAGCGCTCACGCCCCGTTCAATTACCAGCTGCCGTTCGACTACGCCGGTCGCAGCGGCCAATCTCCCTCCGCTGCCGCGTTCGCCGATTTCCAGTATTATGTCGACCTGCGGATCTCGGCGTTCGGCAGCAACCACCCGGGCGGCGCCAACTTCTGCTTCGCCGACGGCAGCTTGCGATTCCTCACCACGGAAACCGACCGCTCGCTTCAACTCGCGATCTGCACTCGCGCGGCGGATGACTGAAATAAGATTGAGCTACTCGGAGAACCGCAGCGTGCTTGCTTCCTGGACTGAAAACCGCAACCTCGCCGATCGCTCGCGCCTTGGCGGCTGGCAGCGTACGCTCGACGGCTACGCGGTGCGCGAAGTGGCGATCTTGCTCGTCCTTGGCCTGCTCGCCGCTGGGCTGACGGCGATCACGGCCAGCCCGATTCGCCTTCCCGGCCACGCGATTCTCCGCGGCACGCTGCCGATGATTCTGGGCCTCAGCCTCGTCCCCCGTCGCGGCGCCGGCACGGTCATGAGCGTCGGCGCCCTCCTCGGTTTCGCCCTCTCGCTACCGCTCGGCGGGGCACGACTACCGGTCGCGGCTGCGTGCGGGCTCGCGTTTCTCGGCCCCGCGCTCGACGTCGTCACCGCAAACGTCCGCGCGACTGGTTGGCAACTTTACCTGCGCTTCGCGGCGGCGGGCCTCGTGGCCAACCTCGCCTCGTTCGCCGTTCGCATGGCCGCGGGCGGCAGCGGCTCGGGCCGCGGTCCCGGCTCCGGCACCGGGATGGGCTGGCCCGTCGCTCTCGTCAGCTTCGCACTCTTCGGCATCGCCGCCGGCATCGTCTGCGGAGCGATCTGGTTTCGCACTAAACCTCGCACTGCCACGGACTCGCCATGATCTACGTCGGCATCGACGACACCGACACCCGCGAGACGCCCGGCACGAACAAGCTCGCGATGTACCTGTCGGAGCTGCTGCGCGATCGTTTCGAAACGCGCTGGATCGTCCGCCATCAGCTCCTCGAAGATCCACGCGTCCCGTGTACCAACCGCAACGGCTGCGTATCGCTGTTGTTCGAACCGCTCGGCAGCGACGGCGTTGCGGAGCTGACGAACATCTTGCGCGATGAAATCGTCCGCTGGATTCCCGAGGGGAGCGATCCGGGCCTCTGCATCGTCACCGATGCACCTGAACGCCTCTCGGCCTGGGGACGCACGGCGCAGCAAGAACTTGTCACGCAAGCCGCCGCTTGGGAACTCGCCCGCACGATTGGCGTCCACCTCGAAGCCCTCGGCGGCACCGGCGACGGCGTCATCGGCGCCCTCGCCGCCGTCGGACTGCTCGCCACCTGGAACAGCGGCCGCGTCATCCGCTGCTACCGCGTCCCGGCCGACGCATTTGATCTCACCGGCGAGTTCACCGTCGAGCAGCTGTACCAAATCGGCGTCGACGACATCTTCGCAGTCGAAGACGGCCGCCGCCTCGCCGCCGGAACCGTGAACCTCGGCAAGCGGCTCCGCCCCAACCTGCGTGACGGACGCATGGTCCTCTACGTCGCGGGCGAAGGCGACAATTACGAAGCCCAACGCGTCGTCGCGTAGCCCCGGGCTCCGCCCGGGGGTCGGCCACCATCCCGACGGGCGTCACCACGCGTGAAAAGCTCTGGCCCCCTCCCCCTGGAGGGGAGGGCTGGGGAGGGGGGATGAACGCTGGTACCCGCTCCTTTCACCCCTCCCTAACCCTCCCCCTCAAGGGGAGGGGACCTCAGGGTTTTGTTTTCTCCAA
This sequence is a window from Lacipirellula parvula. Protein-coding genes within it:
- a CDS encoding DUF1559 domain-containing protein, which codes for MPTRPLAASTRRRRSGLFGPHADAAFTLVELLVVIAIIGVLVSLLLPAVQAAREAARRSQCASQQRQLGLASLNYVSAKSELPPGINQWYFNTAVSHRGVPLFAYLLPYFEQGTMLADWDYVDPIHNSDQGADSNTAAVIPLLICPSDEIPQNPIIMPARDWYYALTSYGGNGGTRSYFPQQSTADGLFHTTGEASEPANNQVAVEPRAITDGLSNTIAFGERTHLDPNYQTFNDAGWGEPLLEWGWWGASTSRKMIGHVSMSAHAPFNYQLPFDYAGRSGQSPSAAAFADFQYYVDLRISAFGSNHPGGANFCFADGSLRFLTTETDRSLQLAICTRAADD